The Raphanus sativus cultivar WK10039 unplaced genomic scaffold, ASM80110v3 Scaffold0650, whole genome shotgun sequence genomic sequence ACAGATGATCGAAAGCGCTTAGGTTATCTAGCCATCTACGCTGGCTTCATTGAGGCACAAAGAACCACGACACCCACACGGGCTGCCCTGGCTAGGTTAGTGATGGATCTTGAGGTTTTTGAAGATTATCCGTGGGGAAGAGTAGCATTTAAAGGCTTGATGGATTCAGTGAAGAAGGCTGACCTTACAAAGACGTCATACTACCTTGATGGCTTTGTTGAGGTTCTTCAAGTCTGGATCTACCACGCTCTCCCTGAATTCGCAGCTGGTTACGGAGATCCTGTGGAAGCAGATCCTTTGGCAGGCACCCCGACTCCACCTCTGCTTGCCTTCTTAGGTGGCAAAGGCCGGAAACATGGCAAGGAAAAGTTACAGAAACAGGTATGcttaaatatatgtatgtattatttgatgtattattttgtgtttaaaatgGTTACATACTAACCTTtaatgtgtaattttttttgcagACTACCATTAACACATGTACTGTGAAGGATTATTCTGAAATGTTTCCTCTCTGGGATGATGAAGTGGAAGATAAAAAGGCTGATAACATTATCGAGGCTATTTTTTCCAGTGGATGGTCATGGAACCAAGCTCACTGGCCTGACACTGGAACCAAACTGTGGACAAGTGTGAAGGTTGAGTACAAAAAGGTGAAGACAAGCAAGAGGTCACTGTGCTCTGCTCCCACCGAGTCTGAGGAAGAATCACCACGCAAGAAGGCTCGTGTGTCCCCTGGCCAGGATACCTTGAATGCAGAGATAAAAGTTTGGCTCACTGCCATGGCTTCTAGTATGGTTGAAGGATTGGGGAGATGTGAGAGTTTGTTGACCACACAGGGCCGCATGATTGAGAGCCTTGCAAAAAAGGTAGAAGATATGGAGAAGATTGTGGGTGGAGAGAATTATGAGGATAAAAAAACTGAGGAAAACAAAGATGACTTGTAGACCGCAATGTAAGTCTACTCCTTCCCGTAGACGTACAAAACAGTCTACTGTCGCGacacagatctgaaaaaatgaTGAAAACCATGAAAACAGTAACCTTTTTCCGATGTAAAGCTTGTTTCCACCCTTTTCCACCGTCCAAGCTCCAAATATGAGTAAAAGGATCCAACTTTGCCTACTCACAACAGTGTAAActcgaaaatatgaaattatagttatgaaaatgaaagttatgGGAGATTTTTAGATTGAAATGGAGAGGAAATGAGAGGAAATGAGAGGAAATGAGAGTTTTTTTGCTTAGAATCACAACAAAGTGGTTGTATATTGAATTCTTGAGGTTTAATGAGCTCAAAAATGGTTGTTAATGGTGGTTGAAAAATTGATGATAATGGCATTAttgtaaataagaagaaatgttTAGGGTGTAATAGGTTTTTTATGATTTtcgaaattattaaataattaaataataatggcaattttgtaaataatttaaaaacataaggaTAGTTTGGAACTTTTCATGGTGAAtagtaatgacaaaaaaaaagaggttggtTTTGGGGTTGAATTGAATTTGTAGGTTGTTTTTGAAAGAAGCccattgtttttttataaagttagtttaaagcttttattaaaaaaaattagtaaagttttatttttatttttataaagtttaaattttttatttaattaaagttttattaaaaacattttaaactttttataaaaataaaactttgtaaaatgttttttaataagtttatttatcgttttattaaaaaattgtaaattatttttatttttacaaagtttatttttatttaaaaaaattaaaagttttattttccctttttaaaacgtttttaattaaattttttaaaaattcttttagtttattgtgtttaataaaaactttaaacaaaatttataaaatttgtaaactttataaaaataaaaataaaactttacaaaaagtttttaataaaattttaaacaaactttagaaaaatacattttaatttttttattttattaaaatttttgataaaattaaaaagtttacaaacattttaaacttcttataaaaaataaaactttttaaactgttttttattaaaaaaattgtaaattatttttatttttattttattaagttttaaaaagtttatttttattaaaaattaatttttttaaaaaaaaatccctttttaaacgtttttaattattattattttaaattatattagtttaatgtgtttaattagattaatcaagggttagttttgggattatgaaagaaattatactaaagggacaactaaatgatggttttatactatagggacaaccatgctgaatttttgttccattttggcaattttcccttttaAAATTGATAGGCGTTGTTAAATTCTTTCGGCATGAAGAAAATGTATacacattaaaagaaaaatggtttttatttgtttacatttGGTAGCTTTACTTCGAAGGGAAATAAACAATCATCTGCGTTTGGAGAACAAGGAGGACCGTTAGGACCAACCCAACTCATCAGAATTGCTAACAACCATAACTATCaaccttttctttctttatgattaaaccaaaaaaaaaattttacctCGTTGAATTTAGAGGAGTCACAAACATGCAGATATATTCTTTTTCCAGCACATTTAAATGGATCTTAGAACATAAATTTATATCCGCGTTAGATGAACAAAACAATATGATTTAGTTTCGTATAATAGAAAGATCAaacctgaaacgtgttagcATTTCAGGTCCGTCCACTACTACTTTACCACAAGATCCGTTTATTAAGCCAAAATTTTACATTCGCAAACAATacttataaacatattttattagtttttgttttctgaaCTGACAAATTTGATTAGTTGATCAATGTtaatgtttataaatataattatatcatATATCCCCGTTTAACATTTGTAAACTTATGccttcagtaaaaaaaaaaagaacatttgtAAACAAATTTCAGTGATATTtcgtaaatatatattttttgtctaGCGAGATATTATAAAAGTTTCGGTGAACCTAAACCAGAAGACACCTATCAAGGTTGATTTTCAAGcctcagttcaaaaaaaaaaaaaaaaggttgattTTCGAGTCTAATCCATCGGCTGGTGACCCACTTCATGAGTCCATGACCCATCACCATACTTGgaattatttctaaaaaaaatataagataagtattttcatttataatttatttgtcCCTATCTACGCAGTATGATTGTCTAGTAGTCTGCTGTCTATGATAGCTAAACTTATCTCCTTTTTGTAACTGAGCTAAACTTATCTCTCCTGCGGAAAGAGTTTTTTCAACGCAAGTATATGGATATCagtgttgataaaaaaaaagtatatggaTATCAGTTTTACATAAAcctgaaaggaaaaaaaatactaaatatcGAAATAATAGATTTTGGATGGTGACCACCAACACTTGAATTACATGAAAAAGAATGTAAATATTgacttctgaaaaaaaaattaggaaacgTTGActaatgaaaaaaacaaaattaggaAATGCTGACTTCAAATGATTCTTTAGCTGAATAAAGTaagaaaatcttttaaaaaaatccgAATAGAGTaagaaaatctttttaaaaaatctgaatAGAGTaagaaaatctttttaaaaaaatcatccCATATACAATGGTAACAAGagattttttattgtttttctttaaaatgaaaataaaataaaatgtggaCTTTATCTTTAGTAAGATCTATTATGTAATAATAACCCAAAAAGGTAaggtaaaataaattaatttttggtCAGATGTTTCTCTTCTCTTTACACAAATACATAGTTCTCTCTCCATGTGATAAAATGTGAATGCATATGTATATAGATGTATAATTGTATATATGAGTTTTATCACAATCCATCTTTCTCCAAGATGACTAAAGTTTCTTTGTGCCTATCAGAATCATaagctctctctttctcttgccCACTTGGTCTCTCCTTtccttttcttcatcttctccaaataacttttcatatatttatgtaatatcTCTATTACCAAACcttataaatataacaaaaaagacAGGCCAAATTTTCACGACCCGGTTTTCGTCGGCCTTTCACCTTCACTCACCATTGAAGCGTCAGAAAGTGAACAATGAAGACTACTACGCGGCTTCTCGATCTAACGGCTGCGATGGTTCTTCTCGTCTACGCGGGCTTATCTCCACCGATTGTTTCCGGCGACCCGGGGCGGCGTGTTAGCATGACATTAGTTCGAGGGGCCGCTGCTCTTGGTGCTTGTATGtcttccttcttccttctttcttcttttgtcgtcttttctttttctttaacagAACCATTTGTCGTCTATataacacatttatatatatttattggtaaattatcaataatattgatatatgattttttcgtgacaaaaaaaatatatatgatttttagtcgATGAGTTTAttagacatttttttttcacactaaAGTTTACTAGACATTTTAACCGCTTTTTCGACACACTTCAAACCTATGTACAAATACGACGCAGCTCACGCAAAATCATCCAACATAAACAACTCCACTTGCTGCCTACTCACTATCGTTTTGGtcattaatttgattttccTTATGTCAGTTTTTATTTGCTTACATTTTGGACTTAtatgttttgcttttatattttcttttgtagttTGCTTGGACGGTAGCTTACCAGCTTATCACTTGGACAGAGGCTTCGGTGCTGGATCAGATAATTGGCTTTTGCAGTTTGAGGTAATTAAagtatttaaacatataatcaaTCTTAGATGCGAATAAATTTATCAGACAGCCATTTGGTCATCGagattgtattttcttttattgatcATTGCTTGATTTAGTTCATTACCTAAAGTGCTGCTGTTGTAACCAACCCCATGAGTAGGCAAAATAATTGAATCCAGCTAGCTAGCATCTGGAATAAACTTTTGCAGAGTTTTTGTTAATGTTAGTCAACCATCGATAAAACATTACCAATTCTTAAATAAATCTTAATAGTAACGATTTAGCAGTAACAACTGTTCATCACAAATATGGGCTATAGTGCAAACTATCTATCAAATCCAATCAGGATACTAGAATGTAACCAAGTGACTCTGTATTAGTATTCTACAATACGTCGATATATGCTAGTAATCGATTTCTACTACTACATCTACATACTTGTAAAGAACAGGTAAAGAGAGCAGAGACATAttcatgaacaaaaaaaaaaactattacgCCGCCGTCTTAGAACTTTTGAGCATCATAGTGTCTTGAGCTAGTTGGATCATGTCTCACGCCTTTCACTTTATGACGCGCATTTATAACATTCTCTACTTCTTTCCAtggttcttttcttttttccgaAACAGAATTATGAGAGAGaaccatatttatttatttgttttattagcATTTATTTCATTCAATCGACAATTCATTTGTCTGCAAGTAATTACTACAATTGTAAAAGAAATACCCAAATATATTGGATTTTTCATTTTGCAcgcatttcttcttctttttgcaaGTGTTGTATATTAATAGAAAAGTTGGTGAACTGGTGATAGGGAGGAGGATGGTGCAATGATGTACCATCATGCAGGGATAGATCAAAGACCCATCGAGGCTCGACACGTTTTATGACCAAAACAGCCGTCTTCACTGGAATCTTGAGCAACAACGCTTCTTTAAATCCAGGtcatttcttaattttatttcttgatgacaaattatattactaatatAAAGGCAACGTTaatcaattaaataatttattacgTGAACATGTTTGCTGTTTGTGGTTTAGGTCTCTCTTTCACATGACGGTTCAAATGTTTCTGTTTAAAATCAgcttttcttataaaatatacacataGAGACAATAGTTttggctttttcttttctattaatTAAGTTATGGCTTTGTACACCTTATGTGCTTTTGTCTTTGTCCCCTTCCTTACGAGCACAAGTCGATCAAAACCTCGTCGACCTATGTCCAATTACATACTTATCCTACCTTTCTCGGGTTAAATCTTACTTCAAAGAGGGTAAAACTGTCAACTTCACATATAGACATGTGAAGTCCAGTTCGTTTCTGTCTCGAGTCAAAATTCGCTGTTGCTTTATTGGAACATCATTCACATGCACTAACACATACCGAACACACATTATTATCATTCGCTTATATTTCTGTATTAGTAGTATAGCTGCACACTGGTTGGACTGCATAGTATAGCTGCACATTGGTTGGACTACTACACATTGTTTAtaacacatatttttttataaaaatcagaTTTCTATAACTGGAACAAAGTTAGGCTGAGGTATTGCGATGGAGCTTCGTTTGCAGGAGATACACAAGTTGGCAACGGGGTAAGAATAAAGAAATAACTCGCTTATCGGTCTAAGTAAATCTTGTTTTATTTAACTGCTTTTAATAACCGGTTAAATGTACCAAACGAtctgctttttttttggtcaaaaccaAACTATCTGATTTATGAGTGTTTATTTACTGATAGTTTACCAATTGAATGATTGACAGACGTCAATGCTTTATTTCAGAGGACAGCGTATATGGAATGCCATCATTCTTGACCTTCTACCCAAAGGTTTAGCAAAAGCCGATAAGGTAGAAAAATGGTTCCGGTTTGGTTCGGTAGACTCTGCGTTATTAATCTATTGGTATAAACCGGTCAACTGGTGTGCAGGCGCTTCTGACTGGCTGTTCAGCAGGTGGCTTGTCTACATTTCTGCATTGTGACAACTTCACAAGCTATCTACCAAAAACCGCAGACGTTAAGTGCATGAGCGACGCTGGATTCTTTCTTGACGCGTAAGTTTTCTTGCTCAAATATGTTTTGATCTCTACTTCACACGATTGGTTTGCCAACATATATGGTCTATATTGGTTTAACAGAATCGATGTAGCATCAAACCGGACAATGAGACATTTCTACAATCAGCTTGTGTCACTACAGGTATATACTAGAGATCCAACTCATGCCatcaagtttttatttttctcccCATAGATTTCTGATTTTCTTGCATTCTTGGAACAAAATTTTCAGGGTGTACAAAAGAACCTCGATCCAAATTGCACACGTGCGTTCTATCCCGAACCATCTCTGGTACAATCTCAAATCTTAATTATATATCAACTCTTCTTATGAAGTTAAGTTTACAAATCTCTAAgttaagttacaaaatttgaatTTTGCAGTGTTTTTTCCCACAATATGCATTGCGATTTATTAAAACGCCAATGTTCATCTTAAACTCAGCCTACGATGTATTCCAGGTTTATTTCTCTATTCTTAGTTAGCCATAATTATTCTATTTGTTGACCGTATTACACTTGTCTAACCCAGTTTAGCTTTTGTTGGTTTGATTGCTAAGCCCGTTTATTATTATGTCACACTTGTTAAACAGTTCCATCATGGGTTGGTACCACCTTCTGCTGACCCCACTGGGCGTTGGAACCGTTGCAAGCTTAATGTGACAGCGTGTAATCCACACCAGCTCGATGCACTTCAAGGTTCAATTCCAACTGGTTCGTTTTAAATAAGATAACCTGTAAAAATAAGagctaaaccaaaaaaatttcttttgCAGGGTTTAGGACAGACATGTTGGGAGCACTAATGAATTTCTTCAGAAATTCTACGAGAGGAGGAATGTTTATAAACTCATGCTTCGATCATTGTCAGAGTGCTTTACAGGAAACTTGGCTCTCTCCCACTTCACCGAGGATCCACAATATGGTATATACTTAACCGAGAACTTTGTTCTTAGTTTTTTATTCCGGTTTTACAATAGCTTTAAACCGCGTCCGATTTTTGTTTCAGACAATTGCTAACACGGTCGGAGATTGGTATTTCGGGAGAGGAGAGGACGTGAAAGAAATAGATTGTCCATATCCGTGTGATAAAACATGCCATAATCTCATTCCAGCGTCTACTACAGATTCTTTGGTAAATCTTGACAtttaattgtttttacaattaattataGGCATTACAGTTTTTCTATAGCAATTAATTACTGTAAAGATTCAATtactgtaaaaatatatataatttggattgtgtaattatatatttttttcttttgttattcaagGCTCCCAATGCTCCAGATCGTAAATCTCTCGGTACACAATTGTCTCCTTTTTCCCTggctttttttacttttatcttttatgtttaacagcttcttttgttttttttaatgatttgatTATGTAGCAATCAGTCTGGAACGAAAAAGACAACTcttctctcttttatatattttggtttatgtCTTTCTGATCAGGTACAGGAAGCCAAGTATTTCAAAATGATCTTATATCGTGATAGTAGAAGTTGAGAATAATCGAGATTGCAGTGGTCAAATATAATCCAAATGTGACTAAAGGAGTTATGTGCTAGTTTGCCAACATTGCAGCTAATCCAGTTAGCAACAcattaaaactataatttgagAATAAAAATATCATGTCTTTCGTAAATTTCAAATACATAGTTCTCACTTTAAATTTGAATGCTTTGTTAATTGGTGTCATACTGATACAAGGAGAACTTAAGAAATTATGGAAAGTTTAAACTACTCATTTCACCCAAATTAACAAGCACTCATGTGCCTTTtgaatgaacaaaaaaaaacactaaatgGTCGAAATTGAAGCTAGTTTTTTACCTTTGTAACGTTTCAACATCTACACTAACCATTCACTAATATAATCTTGAAGAGAGAACATGATCTCATAACCAAAGAGACCTTACATAACATAGCAGAGACCATACCATACCAACTAATAAGGCTCCTCCTTAACCGGATCTGCATCCCATTTTAAGTTGAAAATGCGATAATAATTGGATAAAAAACACGGTCTTGAACACAGATGGAATCACGAGAAAAATCATATTACCACAAAACGTTTAGGGGGAGAGCTAAAAAACAATACATCAAATCCAATCACTCGAAAAGACTTATATAAACACATATTTTCCTAAGCTCTAAACACACATATCCAAATGTCAATACAAGAAAACCAAAAccgaataaaaagaaaaaccaagcCAATCAACATGAGAGATAAGAAGacactaattaaaataaaaactcacACACACACGACAAGTGCTATACGAggacttttcttctttttaccgTCATTGCTCCTCCTGcacttcctcttcatcttcttcatacTCATACCCTTCTTCATCATCAGCCGTCGCATCTTGGTACTGTTGATACTCCGACACCAAATCGTTCATGTTGCTCTCTGCCTCCGTGAACTCCATCTCGTCCATTCCTTCACCTGTGTACCAATGCAAGAAAGCCTTCCTTCTGAACATAGCAGTGAACTGCTCGCTCACACGCCTGAACATCTCCTGGATCGAGGTCGAGTTCCCGATGAAAGTGGAAGCCATTTTCAGACCCGTCGGTGGAATGTCACAGACGGTTGATTTCACATTGTTGGGGATCCACTCGACGAAGTAGGATGAGTTCTTGTTCTGAACGTTGATCATCTGCTCGTCGACTTCTTTGGTGCTCATTTTGCCTCTGAACATGGCTGATGCAGTCAGGTACCTGCCGTGACGCGGGTCAGCTGCGCACATCATGTTCTTAGCGTCCCACATCTGTTGGGTCAGCTCAGGGACGGTTAAGGCTCTGTACTGCTGCGATCCACGTGATGTGAGAGGCGCGAATCCGACCATGAAGAAGTGGAGACGAGGGAATGGGATTAAGTTCACCGCGAGCTTGCGCAGGTCAGAGTTTAGCTGACCAGGGAAACGTAGGCAGCAAGTGACACCACTCATGGTGGCAGAGATGAGATGGTTCAAGTCTCCAACtgaacaaaacacaaacaaacaatcCCATTAGAACAGTGATGCCAGAAACAGGACTAAAGCATAGTTCTAAATGCGCATCATTCATCGAGTATGTAAAGATATTTCTAAATGCGATTTCTACTGTAAGCAGATAAAAGCAAAGTTCAATCATGCAAACCATTCAATTTCTATTACAGTCAACATCAAGCAGCTGGATATACAGAGAAGAGACAACTAGGAGGAGGTGttaatgttatattataaaacattaaaataaagtttaaaagttaaaaatttattcactatagttttaaatataagtaaaattaatagCAGGtggattatataaatgaattattttatttcatatataaattatatttatataaattttaatttaattttctatatttgaaaatttaaaaaataaatgttttataaaaatttataattttcaataaataaattttgaataaaattaatacCACCGCATGAAAAACCAGTTTCTAATTTAATGAATCAAGCAAGTTATACAAAGAAGAGAGGCTTACAGCTAGGAGTGGTGAGCTTAAGAGTTCTGAAGCAAATGTCATAGAGAGCTTCGTTGTCAAGAACCATACACTCATCTGCATTCTCCACAAGCTGATGGACAGAGAGAGTTGCATTGTAAGGCTCAACAACAGTGTCAGACACTTTAGGCGACGGAAACACAGAGAACGTCAACATCATCCTGTCAGGGTACTCCTCCCTAATCTTCGAGATCAGCAAAGTCCCCATCCCAGATCCAGTTCCTCCTCCCAATGAGTGACACACTTGGAATCCTGAAAAAGATCATTCACATCAACACAAACACGAAGTCAGGGCCGGCCTTGAGATTTTGGAGGCTATAGACAAATCTAACCTTGCAAACAGTCACAGTTCTCGGCCTCTTTGCGGACGACGTCAAGAACTGAGTCGATGAGCTCAGCACCTTCAGTGTAGTGTCCTTTGGCCCAGTTGTTACCGGCGCCGGATTGGCCGAAGACAAAGTTATCAGGACGGAAGATCTGACCGTACGGACCCGATCTGACACTGTCCATAGTCCCGGGCTCAAGATCCATCAGGACGGCGCGTGGGACAAACCTCCCGCAGCTCGCTTCGTTGTAGTAGACATTGACTCGTTCGAGCTGCAAATCGCTTTCACCTTGGTAACGTCCCGTCGAGTCGATGCCGTGCTCGGCGCAGACTACTTCCCAGAACTTAGCTCCGATCTGGTTCCCGCACTGTCCACCTTGGATGTGAAGAATCTCTCGCATCTTCGATAGCTAGCTTAGTACGCAAACTTGaaatctagagagagagagagagagcagaggTTTTGAACGGTTACTAGTTGAGGAGGAAATGAAGAAGACGAAGCGGTTGGTTTTTATAATGCGGAGATAACGGAGACTAGGAAACTCGCCGGTTCTAACTGAATCGGTTTACGTAAACCATACCAGGCTGAAACAAACCGATGATTGAACTTGCACACTAActtactttttcattttttttttcaattctaaTCCCTTACGTTCATTTGTGTTTGTTTACTTCACTATTTTACCTTTTCTTGatatacataaaatttaattCTAACCAGACACTAAAACACGCAAAACCAAAGTCGGACGGTCCACGATGAATTCAAACCGGTAACGCTAGTATTCGTCTTCTTTATTGGCGCCACGAGTGACGGAGGTAAGTAACGGCTGTTAGGTTCGTTGGCCCatgacataaatatttaaacactATCTTCAAGTTGGCTGGCATATACAAATAAAGATTGCTACCCACTGAGCAAATAATTGTGGatattatttaacattttaccaaaataaaataaaataataattgtggatatttattttgttttcagatcaggaaattttgtttatttttatgtcAGTATGTGGACACTAAGTTAATTCTTCTGCAAAAGAACCTCTTGTAAATAGAAGAAACACTATTTTTGTAGGtaaatccataaacataatttatttagGTAAAATCAGTTTGATTTTACAAATACTGTTGAAAATGAAGTTTGATCTATGATAAAATTCACATCTGTTATTAGCATTCATTCCTTTTTCTAACTTAAGACTCATGGAGGATAAGTTCTAATACAGTGtgtattttttcattttctgcATTAGCTTCACTGACCATAGCACAAGAATAAAATACATGGCGGGTGTTGTACAGATGGATCCAGACTGGCTCAGGTGCGAAGACTAAAAGGCTGCGAGATctgaataatttctttattttttctcacTTTTTTATATTCTTGCACATGAAGCGAACCGTGATAGACACATGATACCAACGTTAAAGCACGTGATTGGGATTACTATTGTGCATTTTATTCTGATTCGCAATTATGCTAATCCCGAAACTCAAAATCGACAGGGTCTGAGGCTAATACTTTTCGGTTTGGTATGATTGTGAATTCTTAGACGGTAATGGGTCATGCTCAAAAACGGTAAACATAGTTAGAGATTAAATGAGTAATATTCGAATGAGAAGTGTGTGTTAGTAAATGGCAAAACAATGATTAAGAAAGAGATGAAAACCAAAGATGCACATGTGCACGTAAATTCCGACATAGTCCAAGGAAACTGATAGTTTTGTTGTTCAGTATGTAATTAccatttttaataacaaaaagttATCATTTAGTTTTGTGTGGATGCATTTGATTGCTTAATCTTTCCACATATTATAATCAATACAGTATTGTAGTGCGTTGCAGTGTCTCTAATCTGAACAGTGACGTGCAAATCACTCTATAATCAATTAGACAAAGACGAAAGGTGTACTCGGGTCCTACATACATGACGTGAAAATTAGAGAGACAGCAAAGACAGCTTTTTAAATGATTATGACCTCAATCAGAAGCAATGTATCGTTCTCAAAGTTAGAGCAACTTGTGAGTGAATAGTAGCCATCATGTTACACCATCAATTTCATAACCAACTCAATCTGATAACACTGCtcttattagtatttttcttCTGGTGATAGTACTCGTTTACCCAATTTAAACTAATTTCAAAAGAACTTCCTAGGCCGGCGAGTTGCGCACTCTAGCATAACTTCAAGATAATTTTTGACATTTAGCGTATAGACTATTATTAGAAGGAAAGAAACGAAGAAATATTAATCAGGAAACCGAACCTAGCTAGTGGATCCGACTTAGTTTATACGTTACGTTAAATAAACACACAGTCCGACTTAGTTTATATCCCAGTTAACATATAAAACGTTTCCAGCTAATAAATAGTAACATCTTCATAAATTTAGATAATTGTATGAAATGTTTTTCGTTCTGATTCCGTATGAAATAGCCTAAACTCGAAACATGTAACGTAGTAATCTATAACAACAATAAACTggattatatatttgttatttctCTATACAACCAAAAACCGATCCGAagctaaaaaaaattcaagagcCGGTTTGATTCTGCTTGTTCCAGTACTTCATCTCCCACTGTAGTATTCTCGTAGCTGCACTTCGTTTCCTCTTCTCAACAGCGTAAAACGACGCCGGTTCGTACGGAGGTGGCATGGCACACGGGCTAGTCTCCGCAGGGTGCTTCACGAGTGACTCAGTCATAAACTTACGCTCGTTCCCGCTCCTTGGACACGCCATTGTTTCCGAACATATCTCCATGGCATTCTGGGGAATCTCCGGTTTAAACTGAAGGAGTTTCGAGTATTCGGTTAAAAGGTGGTACATGTAATCATACACGTAGTCCATCTTGAGTTCTTGTTGAATGAACTCGCTTGCCGTCTTTCCAATATCCTGCGCCTGGTTGTGTAAAAAACAAAACCGCATGAGGATAATGacaatacaaacaaacaaacaattaaAATCTTAATGTATGGATTTTATCATAGATTAATAATGTAC encodes the following:
- the LOC130502672 gene encoding uncharacterized protein LOC130502672, whose translation is MEQLDFPPRQFTVGQEPVPAKSIGYYSSNTRLFSALREALNEKEWEELKESKLGVFLKFYELEFSWASRLVHYMLTFQLDCKKKYELWSLIGVKPVRFSLNEFGEITGLNCEYVKNLEHPLVEVTDEMKAFWELLGVNFERGPSIDDLTTACARCETWSTDDRKRLGYLAIYAGFIEAQRTTTPTRAALARLVMDLEVFEDYPWGRVAFKGLMDSVKKADLTKTSYYLDGFVEVLQVWIYHALPEFAAGYGDPVEADPLAGTPTPPLLAFLGGKGRKHGKEKLQKQTTINTCTVKDYSEMFPLWDDEVEDKKADNIIEAIFSSGWSWNQAHWPDTGTKLWTSVKVEYKKVKTSKRSLCSAPTESEEESPRKKARVSPGQDTLNAEIKVWLTAMASSMVEGLGRCESLLTTQGRMIESLAKKVEDMEKIVGGENYEDKKTEENKDDL